A genome region from Triticum aestivum cultivar Chinese Spring chromosome 2B, IWGSC CS RefSeq v2.1, whole genome shotgun sequence includes the following:
- the LOC123041086 gene encoding homeobox-leucine zipper protein HOX14, with protein MDKQQVFGSSYVDMPFFAANGAATAQGESRPRARRRRRRAARCGRGDGDGGEMDGGGDLKKRRLTDEQVHGLELSFREERKLETGRKVHLAAELGLDPKQVAVWFQNRRARHKSKLMEEEFAKLKHAHDAAILHKCHLENEVLRLKERLGATEEEVRRLRSAAGSHGASGDGGDAAGAVGACGGSPSSSFSTGTCQQHPGFSGADVLGPDDDLMMCVPEYGGYADSSVVEWFSLYGLI; from the exons ATGGACAAGCAGCAGGTCTTTGGTTCCTCCTACGTGGACATGCCTTTCTTCGCGGCCAATG GTGCAGCCACGGCACAGGGGGAGAGCCGGCCGAGGGCGCGGCGCAGGAGGCGGAGGGCCGCGAGGTGCGGCAGAGGGGACGGTGACGGCGGGGAGATGGACGGGGGAGGGGACCTCAAGAAGCGGCGGCTGACCGACGAGCAGGTGCACGGTCTGGAGCTGAGCTTCCGGGAGGAGCGCAAGCTGGAGACCGGCCGGAAGGTTCATCTCGCTGCCGAGCTCGGGCTCGATCCCAAGCAAGTCGCGGTGTGGTTCCAGAACCGCCGGGCGCGACACAAGAGCAAGCTTATGGAGGAGGAGTTCGCCAAGCTCAAGCACGCCCACGACGCGGCCATCCTCCACAAATGCCACCTCGAGAACGAG GTGCTGAGGCTGAAGGAGAGGCTGGGAGCGACCGAGGAGGAGGTGCGACGCCtcaggtcggcagctgggagccacGGAGCATCCGGCGACGGCGGAGACGCCGCTGGCGCCGTTGGCGCGTGTGGCGGGAGCCCGAGCTCGTCCTTCTCGACGGGAACCTGCCAGCAGCATCCGGGTTTCAGCGGCGCAGACGTGCTGGGGCCGGACGATGACCTGATGATGTGCGTCCCCGAGTATGGTGGCTACGCCGATAGCAGCGTGGTCGAGTGGTTTAGCCTGTATGGGCTAATTTGA